ATCCACGCCGATGTGCATGACGCCCTTCTGCTTGGAGCCCTTCACTTCGCCCTTCTTGATCTGCTCGAACACGTCGGCCAGCTGCTCGCCCAGGTAGGCGCTCATGATGGCCGGGGGAGCTTCGTTGGCGCCCAGGCGATGGTCGTTGGAGGCGGAAGCGACGGTGGCGCGCAGCAGAGCGCCGTACTTGTGCAGGGCGCGGATGGCGGCGGCGCAGAACACCAGGAACTGGGCGTTGGAGTGGGGGGTGTCGCCCGGATCGAACAGGCTGCCCAGTTCGGCGTTGCCCAGGGAGTAGTTCAGGTGCTTGCCCGAGCCGTTGATGCCCGCGAAGGGCTTCTCGTGCAGCAGGCAGATCATGCCGTAGCGCTTGGCCACGGTGCGAAGCGTGGTCATGACCAGCTGGTTGTGGTCGGTGGCCAGGTTGCCCGACTCGAAGATGGGGGCGATTTCAAACTGGCTGGGGGCCACTTCATTGTGGCGGGTCTTGACGGGAACGCCCAGCTTGTAGAGCTCGCGCTCGACTTCCATCATGAAGCTCATCACGCGGCGGGGAACCACGCCGAAGTACTGGTCCTCGAACTCCTGGCCCTTGGCGGGCTTGGCGCCGAACAGCGAGCGGCCGGAGATGAGGATGTCGGGGCGCGAGAACACGAAGTTGCGGTCGATCAGGAAGTATTCCTGCTCGGCGCCGGCGAAGGAGGTCACGGGCGACTTGGTGGTGACTCCGAACAGCTTCAGCACGCGCTTGGCCTGCTTGTTCAGCGACTGGAGCGAACGCAGCAGCGGGGTCTTCTTGTCCAGGGCCTCGCCGGTCCAGGAGACGAACGCGGTGGGGATGCACAGGAAGGTGCCGTTGGGGTTCTCGTAGATGTAGGCGGGGCTGGTGACGTCCCAGGCGGTGTAGCCACGGGCTTCGAAGGTGGCGCGCAGGCCGCCGGAGGGGAAGCTGGAGGCGTCGGGCTCGCCCTGGATGAGCATCTTGCCGGAGAATTCCGCGACCGCGCCGCCCTTGCCGTCGGGGACAAGGAAGGCGTCGTGCTTTTCGGCGGTCAGGCCGGTCAGGGGATAGAACACGTGGGTGAAGTGGGTGGCGCCCTTCTCGATGGCCCAGTCCTTCATGGCGTTGGCGACGACGTCGGCAACAGAGGGATCAAGCTTCTCGCCGAAGGCGATGGTCTTCTTCAGGGACTTGTACACGCCCTTGGGCAGACGCTCGGACATGACCTTGTCGTTGAAGACGTTGGAGCCGAACACGTCGGTGGGCTTGGTGTCGTGAAAGTTGAGGGGCGCGTGAGCCGGCTGATAATTGATGATGGCCGAAATGGCGTCCAGGCGAGCCTTGATTCCACTCATAGGGCGATCTCCATAATGGGTTGAGATTCGAGATGGTGTGACGCGGCCATTCCTGCGTGGCAAGAGGGCCGCGAAGCCGGAGTGTTCCAGGGGGAGCCGCCAGGGCGCGTGGGCGCTTGGCAGACCCGTCCGAAAAGGCTGTGCAGGAGCGTTGCCGGCGAGCAGGGCGCGTGAGTGGCGCAAAATTGTGGAATGCGTGGATCCCTTGAGGCCATCAGGCGTCGTGCTCCTTCTTTCGCTGTCTGCATTTTCAATAATGTAAATTGGTCGATTGAAAAAGTAAAGACGGCAAAAGTGGAAAATCTGCCTCGTGAGGTTCTTTTTTCGACAAATGAGGGTTCCGGGTTGCTCCAGAGTGCCTGCCGGGCCTGTCCGAGAGCTGATTTCCGGCTTTGTCTCCCCAAAATTTCAATAAATTGCCCGTCCGGACTAAAATGCCGATTTTTACGGTAATCGCTAAAAATCGCAGATGGGAGGATGAGGCGTCGTAGCCCGCGAAACGTGCAACCGCCACGCTTCCGGCATGGACGCACGCTCCGAAGCGGCCGCGCCTGCCCGATGATCCGAGAGTTGCCCCCGGGGCTGGAACGAAGATTGCTTCATAGCTCGCAGAATGCCCAGGGAACGACCTGGAACGGAGGATTTGCTTATGTTCGACGCATCGCCCGACAGCTCTTTGACGCACCTCTGGCTGCCGAGCCTCATCAAGGCCCAGGCAATCATGGACGTGGGCGTCCGTCTGGCTATCCGGCACGAGTCTGCCGTGCGCGGCGAAGCTCCGGCCTGCCGCGAGCAATGCGCGGGTTGCTGCTCCTCCAGGCACATGGCGGCCACCTCCCTGGAAATAGCCGGGGCCGCGTGGCATCTGAAGCGCGAATCGTCCCCGCGCAGCCTAGCTGCGCTGGACCGCCTTTGGGGAAACGGGCCGGACGAAGGCGGCGAGGAGGGCTGTCCGCTTCTGGTGGACGGCGTCTGCGCCGCCTATTCCATGCGTTTCTTGTCGTGCAGGCAGCTTGTGGTGTTCGGGCGCTCCTGCTCCATGGGCGAAGACCCTTTCCGCACGCGCCGGGCAGACGTGCTGACACCGCTTCGAACCTACGCCTTCAAGGCATATTCCCTGCTGTTGCCCCACCTCGGCGTGATCGGCATGCCCGGAAGTCCCGGCGAGATGGACGCCTTGTTGGCCGGGTTGACGCAGCCAGTTCGCGCCCATGGCGGGCCGGTTCACATCTGCGCTGTTTCGGGAGTGGCCGGGGCGCGCGCGGCCTGAGCGCTTTCCACTCTTCCGATTTTTACAGACGCGGCGAAGAAGACGCGCCTGAACGGGAAAACGCCCGGTCCTGCATGCAAGCAGGGCCGGGCGTTTCATATTGTCCGTTCGGACTTTGTGCTCCGAAATCTGCCTCAGCCGATCTTGGCGTTGATCTTTGCCACGACGGAATCGACCACCATCGCCGACCACACGGACAGCAGGCCGCAGACGCCCGTCAGGAAGATGAACGCCGGGAACGGCTCCATGTGGGGGACCGTCCATCCGGCTGCATACCCCAGGATGGGCTGGTGCATGAGGTAGATGCTGTAGGACGCGGCAGCGAACTTGGCTACCGGACCCCAGGTGCCGAAGCGGTCCATGGTGTCGGAGAAGAAGATCACCATTCCGGCGCAGAAGACCACGGACAGCCAGTACATGTGCGTAATCAGCAGCACCGGGCCGGGGATGCCGAACAGCAGGCCCCAGAGCGTGAGCCCGATAAGTCCGGCCCAGGCAGCCCTGCGCTTGCCGCCGAAGGCCGCTCCGAGCGACAGACCCTGCCCAAGCACCGGGTTGGCGGCAGGGTCGCGCCAGAGGCAGGCCAGGAACATGCCCAGGGCGAACTCGCCCAAACGGAAGGGCAGGTTGAAATAGAACAGGTAGTTGCCCATGGCGAAGATGGAGCCGGGCATGGCCTTGGCCAGCACCTCGAGAATCGCCCAGAACACCCAGCAGCCGCCGCACAGCCACAGTGCTGCACGCTTGGGGCCGAGTCTCGTAAACAGTTTGAAGAGCAGGGGGAAGGCCAGGTAGAACTGCGCCAGAAGGCCCATCCACCAGTAGGCCGGGACGATGTCGAAGAAAACTGCTGGATTGAGCGTGTGCACGAAGAACACGTGCTGCAGGAAGGAGCTGACGAAGTCGGCCCCGGCCTTGCCCATGACCAGGGCGACCACGCTCCAGAACAGGAGGCTGACGTAGTAGTTGGGACAGATGCGCAGCAGGCGGTGGCGCAGGAAGTCCAGGTAGCCGGGAACGGGCCTGCCCGTGGGACCTGCGAAGGGCAGGGTGAGCACGAAGCCGGTGACGATGTTGAAGAGGATCACGCCCAGCCAGCCTTGGCTGAGGATGGCTCCGAATGCCGGTCCCATGGGGTTCTCGGTGCCTGCCTTGGGAACGTCGGACCAGAGATGATACAGAAAGATTCCGGTCATGGCGATGACGCGCATGACCTCTATCTGGCCCAGCGTCTTCTTTTTGGCGGGTGCTTGGGTACTCATGGGGCCTCACGGGTTAGGGGTTCGAAGTCGGAATCGGAGAACCACGTGCCGCGCACGTGACTGCTCCGGCTTGGCTGATAGTCCGGCTGGTCGCCGCCTCCATGGTGGTAGGCGCAGAAATAGCTGCCGTCGGGCAGGGCGTCCCAGCCGGAGTAGCCGTAGTCGCCGGAGTTGGCGCTGCGGTCGTTGGCCAGTTCCAGAACGCGGGCGCGGACGTAGGCGTCGGGATGCCCCATGTCGTGGGTCCAGTTCCAGGAGTAGTCTCGCTCGTAGCGCGGTTCCTGGATGGCGTAGGACACGCTGCGCCACAGGTGCCTGCCGCCGTTTAGCTCCTTGGTGGCCGCGTTGCCGAAAAGCGCCGCGCGGGTCTCCGCCTGGAGCTTGTCCGCCGGGTATGTCCCGGCCGGTTCCCCGTTGACCACGGCCTCCACGCTACCCGGCGTGTAGCGCAGCGTGATGGAGAGCGGCTGTCCCTTGGGCACGGGGAGGGGCTCGGCGTCCTTGGCCGGAGGAAGGACGCTGTCTGGCTGAAGCCGCCACCAGCCGCCGAAATGAATGGCGCAGGCCTTTTCCTGGGCTTCTTCCACCAGCACCTCTGCGCTGAGTTGCGCTCTGGCCCGTTCCGGATCGGTCATGGGGCGCAGGGCGTAACGCACCGCGCGGTCCAGCCCCGCTTCGTTCTCAATGAGCAGTCCTTGCGGCGTCAGCGTGGGATTGTCCGGCGCGGGGTGCAGGCCGTGGACCTCGTAGTCGCGGTCGAGGTCCTCGAAGCTGCCCAGCCACGCGGCGGTACCGCCGTCGGGCCCCACGTTGCGGTAGGTCACCAGCAGCCTGCCGGACGGGGTGACCCCGATGGTGGGGCGATGCCCCGCGATGGGCGTCGGTCTGGGCAGGCTCCAGGTGGCTCCCTGGTCCTCGGAGAGGCATATGTACATGGGCTCGAAGACGAAGGAGTTCTCTCGCAGGATGGCCAGGAGCCTGCCGTCCGGCAGGGTGGTCATGGAGGCCTCGCACAGCACGAGATTGGGATCAAAGGCCAGCACGGAATAGGGACGCCAGGTGCGCCCCTGGTTGCCCGAAGCATAGACCAGCTGCTCAGAGGGAGCCTGGCGGATCTTGGGCGAGCCGACTTCGCCGCGATGGGTGTGCGCGGTGGTCAGGAAATGATCGGGCCGTATCTGCAATACCCGGTCGGGGATGGGCATGTACGCGCCGGTGTAGGGGGCGCGGCTGAAGGTTTCGCCGTGGTCCAGGCTCCAGAACTGGTTTTGGGAGTGGTCGTCGATGACCAGCACTCGCGCGTCCTCCAGCAGGGTGATCCTGGCGCAATGCCCGACGGCGGGATTCAGATAGCGCGGCGGGCTCCAGGTTTTGCCCAGGTCCAGACTGGACGAGTACAGCAGGTCGGCCCGGCTGGCCACGTGCTGGTCGGACTGGCGGTAGACGCAGAGAAGGCGTCCGTCGCCGGTGCGGCGCACGTCGGGGAAGCAGATGTAATGCCCAGGCCGCGAATCAATGACCACATGCCGGGAGAAGTCGTCGGAAATGCTTGGCATTGCAGGCCCTCCAAGCTGTCTACGTGCCTGCAATAATGCGCGATGTCAAAGCTTTCGGAGTATGCCGGGAATGCGGGAGCGTGTCAGGCGCTGGCGGAGGCGAGTGAGTCGTCCAGAGGGCCGCAGGACAAGTTGTCCGGCAGAGGAAAACGGATCGTGAAGGCGGTCCCCTCAGGGCCGGTCTCAACTTCCAGGCCGCCGTGGAGTTGGCGGGCGAGGTTGGTGACAAGTTGCAGGCCAAGGGTATCGGCCTGGTTCACGTCAAAGCCAGGAGGCAGGCCTACACCGTTATCCCTGACGCACAGGACCGCATGGTTGTTTTCAGTCCAGGCGTGGGGGCGGATAATGCCGGTGGTGCGCCCTGTGAAGGCGTGCTTGAGACTGTTGGTGACCAGCTCGTTCAGGATCAGTCCGCAGGGGATGGCGCTGTCCACTGACAGGTAGAATTCCTCGCTGTGGATGTCCGGGGTGACGCTCAGGTTCTTGGGGCTGTACGCCTGGATGAGGAAGACGGTCAGTTCACTCAGATAGCTGGCGAAATCGATCCGGCACAGATCCTTGGACCGGTAGAGCTTCTCATGAACCAGGGCCATGGCCCTGACCCGCGCCTGGCTGTCCTGGAAGGCGGCGGACAGCAGCGGGTCCTCGAAGCGCAACGCCTGGAGCGACAACAGGCTGGTGACCACCTGGAGGTTGTTCTTGACGCGGTGATGGACTTCCTTGAGCAGGACCTCCTTTTCGGAGAGGGAGGAACGCAGTGCGGTTTCCACGGTCTGGCGTTCGATTATCTCGGCGCGCAGCTTGGCGGTGCGTTTGCGCACCAGAGCTTCGAGGCGCTCGCGGTGGAGCTGGTTTTCCCTGATGAGCGTGACGCGCTCCAATGCCCTGGCCAGGGCGTATTCCAGGATGGCCATGTCCTCGATGGGCTTGGTGATGAAATCCCAGGCACCCAGGCGCAGGGCGGCGATGACGTCCTGGATGGCCCCGGTGCCGGAAATGACGATCACCGGGAGGTGCGGGTGCGACAGCGACACCGTTCGAAGGACGTCCAGCCCGGAGATGCCGGGCATGGCCAGGTCGAGAAGGACGGCGTCGTATGTGTTTGCGTTGATGCGTTCCAGCCCGACCGTACCGTCCTGGGCCTGGTCCACGGTATGTCCCAGGTCTCCGAGATAGGCGGCAATAGCCCTGCGGATCGCGGCTGCGTCATCGACGCAGAGAATCCGCAGCTTGCGCTGCCCGAGTCCTGCGGTCGTTGGCACATGCGTCTCCATGAGGGAGTCAGGGCTTGGCCTGGGCCTGCATCTGCGGAGCTGAGTCCCCGATGATGAGGTAGCGGCCTGGATACGTCACAGGCTTGCGGTCTTTCTTCAGAAGCCACGAGTCGGGGCGGGTCTTGGCCCATTCCTCGTAGTTGCGGTCCAGGATGGCGTAGGTGTCCAGGAATTTGTTGAGTCCCTGGGAAATGCGCACGCAGCCTTTGGAGTCGGTTCTCCCGAGGCGGGGTTCGCCCTTGTCGGGGTCGGTGGAGTGCATGAGCAGGCGCATCTGGCTGATGGTCTCGCCCGCCTTGTATTTCTTGAGGCTCTTCTGGTCGCCGAAATCCCAGACGCGGCTGTCCTTGGAGCCCAGGCCGCGCCATCCGTCCTGGTTGGGGGTGCCCATGGCGCGGTAGGAGAAGTTCTCCAGGGCGTTTTCGAAGACCCCGGTGGGGGTGACGAAATAGTCCCCGCCCTTCTCGATGTTCCCCGAGGAGATGAGGTCTGCTCCAAGGAACTCGATGCGGTCGCTGGCTGAGTCGTATAGGCCCACAAGAATAAACTGTGTCTGCGGGTTGCGGTCGGCGTAGGCGAAATACTGGGTGCCGGAGAAACTCAGTCCCGCCTTGGCCATCTGGGCAGCCACGTCCTTGCGGGCGAAGTCGAAGTAGGCCTGATCCAGTTGCTCCAGGCGCTGGCGGCGCTGCTCGAGGATCTGCTGTATCTTCGGCGCGCTGGCCCACATTTTCTTTGTTCGCTCCAGTCGGTCGATGGTGGGTTTGCGTACGCCCTGCTGGAAGATGGCGCGCATCTGGGCCAGCTCCTCATGGGGAAGAGGCGAAGCGGTCTGGCCGGCGGAATCCTGGGAAAGGGAAGCCTGGGTGGCTCGCACAGGCCGGGCCTGCGAGGCCGGGGGAACGTCCTGCTGTCCGTAGGCCGCGTGCCAACCGGCGGCCAGGCAGACCGGCAAGGCTATCCCCGCGACGAACGCCGTGGCCAACTTGGCTTGGGGGGATTTTTTCCTGCTCTTCTTAGGCGTGGGCATAACGCTGAGTCCGTCACACTGAATTTTTAATACCCTATATGATGGACCGTCAAAAGAAAAGGGCGGGAGCATGCCGCTTCCGCCCTTGAGCTTGAGAAACCGGAAGGCGGCATCGCTGGAATTGGCCAGGATGTGCCGCCGTGCACCGGGTCTAGAAGACCCTGCGTGCTCCCGTGTACTTGCGCTCCCATACGGGTTCGTCCAGGCTGGAAATTTTGACGGTGTCGCCGGAGCTGGAGCTATGGATGAACTTGTTGTCTTCCAGGTAGATGCCGACGTGGGTGATGCGCTTTTTGTTGCCGAAGAAGACCAGGTCGCCCTTGCGGAGCTGGGCCTTGGCGATCACTTTGCCTTCCTGGAACTGCTCGCGGGAGCTGCGGGGCAGGTTCACGCCGAGCTTGCTGTACACCCAGGTGGTGAAGCCGGAGCAGTCGAAACCGGTGCCGGGTTCGGTGCCGCCGGAGCGGTACAGGGTGCCGATCTGGCTGAAGGCCAGGGTGACGAGGCGCTGGTCGTGCTTGCTGCCGGTGAAACCGGTGAGTTCGAAGGGATTCTTGGAACCAGCCACCACGCTCGGCACGGGCAGGGCGCAGAATTTCGCACCGGTGAAGTGCAGAAACGGCGAGGTCGGTTCGAATTCGGTTGCGGCGGCTTCGGTTGCGGCAGCGTTTTCAGCGAGGTTTTGACGGGAGGCAGACTGTTTTGAACCGCAAGCGGTGGTGGTGAGCAGGATGGCGAGCACCAGCATGGTGCGTACGGTCATCCAGGGGGCAAGGGGTGTGGTGCGTGGCATCTCTTCCTCGTCTCCTTGTTCATTGTTGGCCGATTCGGACAGTTTCGATACGAATCCAGATCTAACCGCACGTGCGGCTTATTAGTTCATTCGAAAACTCTCAGGGCATTCGGAGGGACTTTCGTGTGTCGCGCCCGGCGAGATTCATGCTCGCTACCGGATGAGCGCGTGTGCGGGGGCGGCGTGAATGGGGATCACAAACCCTGCCGGGAGCCTCGCTGGTGTCCTTCCGTGAGGTCGATTTCTAGTCACAGGGAAAATTTATGTCCAGAGTTTTTCGGGGGATTTTTCGGTATTTCTCCTAAACACCCTGAATGAAATGACAAAGTTTTGTTGCATTCTTAACTGCTTGTGATAGGAATATATATTTGTTCTAAAAACGCCCCGATAGGGAAACTGCTTGCGCTTTTCCGGGGCTGAACGCATCCTGCGAGCCTGCCATGAACACATTTTCGATCACCCCCAAAGGGGGAGGCGAACAGGTCTTGTCGCCCGTGCGGGGGGGATTGACCCTGGCCCAGCATCTTTATCTCGCAGGGGCGTTCTCCTCTCGCCCGCTCTGCTCGGGAGCAGGGCGGTGCGGATTGTGCCAGGTCCGCTTCATCACTGACCCGCCCGAGCCGCTCCCGGTCGAACTGCAGCGCATCTCGTCCGAACGTCTGGAACGCGGCTGGAGGCTCTCCTGCGTGCGCCAGCCGACGCCGGGATCGTCGGTCGAGGCAGCCCTGGCGCCGCCGACACTCCTGCCGGAAACGCTGTCCGGCGGGTGTCCGGGGGGCCATCTCGGCATCGACCTGGGCACCACATCAATACATTGGCGTTTCGAGTCTGGCTCGCGCGTGCTGTCCGGCAGCTTCCACAACCCGCAGCTCGGGGCCGGTTCTGAGGTCATGTCGCGCCTGGCCCTGGCCGCGCATCCCGACGGGGCGGCGCGGCTGCGGCAGGCCGCAGCCCAGGCCGTCTTCACTATAATAAAGGACGTCGGCTGCATTCCGGAGAGCATCTGCCTGGCGGGCAACACCTGCATGACCTCTCTGGCGTTGGGCCTGGACGTCTCCGGCCTTTCTGCCGCGCCCTACCGCGTGGACTGGCCCGGGGACGCCGTGGCGACCCTTGACGAGGCGCTCCCGCAGGTCTACATCCCGCCGCTGCCCGCGCCCTTTGTCGGGGGCGACATCAGCGCCGGACTGGCCGCCCTGGAATTTTCCGACCGCAAACCCACGCCTCCCTACCTGCTGGCAGATCTTGGCACCAACGGCGAATTCGCCCTGGCGCTGCCGGACGGGCGCTTCCTGCTTGCCAGCGTCCCCATGGGGCCTGCGCTGGAGGGCGTGGGCATGCGCCGGGGCATGCTGGCCGGACCGGGCGCGGCAGTGGCTTTTGGCCTTTCGCCTCGCGGCCTAGAACCGGTGCTGTATGCTGCCGGCGCTTCGGGCGCGTCCGTGAAGGGCATATCCGGCACCGGCTACGTGAGCCTGCTGGCTCGTCTGATCACGCTCGGGGTGGTCTCGCCAAGCGGACGGTTCGAGCGCGGGGCCGCGTCGCCGCTGGCTGCGCGGGTGCTGGCCGGGCTTGGCGATGAGGACG
This genomic window from Fundidesulfovibrio putealis DSM 16056 contains:
- a CDS encoding ASKHA domain-containing protein, yielding MNTFSITPKGGGEQVLSPVRGGLTLAQHLYLAGAFSSRPLCSGAGRCGLCQVRFITDPPEPLPVELQRISSERLERGWRLSCVRQPTPGSSVEAALAPPTLLPETLSGGCPGGHLGIDLGTTSIHWRFESGSRVLSGSFHNPQLGAGSEVMSRLALAAHPDGAARLRQAAAQAVFTIIKDVGCIPESICLAGNTCMTSLALGLDVSGLSAAPYRVDWPGDAVATLDEALPQVYIPPLPAPFVGGDISAGLAALEFSDRKPTPPYLLADLGTNGEFALALPDGRFLLASVPMGPALEGVGMRRGMLAGPGAAVAFGLSPRGLEPVLYAAGASGASVKGISGTGYVSLLARLITLGVVSPSGRFERGAASPLAARVLAGLGDEDGEPCLDVGGSALFASDVEALLKVKAAFGAAVKILLAEAGLAFSDLHAVLLAGSLGEHVSSPDLEVLGFLPPGGAGTVRAVGNSSLDGACLAAGRKDVRRWLGGLAARTQLVDVVAVPDFQTMYLDSMRFSHVR
- a CDS encoding acyltransferase family protein, with the translated sequence MSTQAPAKKKTLGQIEVMRVIAMTGIFLYHLWSDVPKAGTENPMGPAFGAILSQGWLGVILFNIVTGFVLTLPFAGPTGRPVPGYLDFLRHRLLRICPNYYVSLLFWSVVALVMGKAGADFVSSFLQHVFFVHTLNPAVFFDIVPAYWWMGLLAQFYLAFPLLFKLFTRLGPKRAALWLCGGCWVFWAILEVLAKAMPGSIFAMGNYLFYFNLPFRLGEFALGMFLACLWRDPAANPVLGQGLSLGAAFGGKRRAAWAGLIGLTLWGLLFGIPGPVLLITHMYWLSVVFCAGMVIFFSDTMDRFGTWGPVAKFAAASYSIYLMHQPILGYAAGWTVPHMEPFPAFIFLTGVCGLLSVWSAMVVDSVVAKINAKIG
- a CDS encoding sialidase family protein, with product MPSISDDFSRHVVIDSRPGHYICFPDVRRTGDGRLLCVYRQSDQHVASRADLLYSSSLDLGKTWSPPRYLNPAVGHCARITLLEDARVLVIDDHSQNQFWSLDHGETFSRAPYTGAYMPIPDRVLQIRPDHFLTTAHTHRGEVGSPKIRQAPSEQLVYASGNQGRTWRPYSVLAFDPNLVLCEASMTTLPDGRLLAILRENSFVFEPMYICLSEDQGATWSLPRPTPIAGHRPTIGVTPSGRLLVTYRNVGPDGGTAAWLGSFEDLDRDYEVHGLHPAPDNPTLTPQGLLIENEAGLDRAVRYALRPMTDPERARAQLSAEVLVEEAQEKACAIHFGGWWRLQPDSVLPPAKDAEPLPVPKGQPLSITLRYTPGSVEAVVNGEPAGTYPADKLQAETRAALFGNAATKELNGGRHLWRSVSYAIQEPRYERDYSWNWTHDMGHPDAYVRARVLELANDRSANSGDYGYSGWDALPDGSYFCAYHHGGGDQPDYQPSRSSHVRGTWFSDSDFEPLTREAP
- a CDS encoding glutamine synthetase III family protein translates to MSGIKARLDAISAIINYQPAHAPLNFHDTKPTDVFGSNVFNDKVMSERLPKGVYKSLKKTIAFGEKLDPSVADVVANAMKDWAIEKGATHFTHVFYPLTGLTAEKHDAFLVPDGKGGAVAEFSGKMLIQGEPDASSFPSGGLRATFEARGYTAWDVTSPAYIYENPNGTFLCIPTAFVSWTGEALDKKTPLLRSLQSLNKQAKRVLKLFGVTTKSPVTSFAGAEQEYFLIDRNFVFSRPDILISGRSLFGAKPAKGQEFEDQYFGVVPRRVMSFMMEVERELYKLGVPVKTRHNEVAPSQFEIAPIFESGNLATDHNQLVMTTLRTVAKRYGMICLLHEKPFAGINGSGKHLNYSLGNAELGSLFDPGDTPHSNAQFLVFCAAAIRALHKYGALLRATVASASNDHRLGANEAPPAIMSAYLGEQLADVFEQIKKGEVKGSKQKGVMHIGVDTLPPLPMDPGDRNRTSPFAFTGNRFEFRAVGSSHSIAGAQVALNAMMTESLDYIATELEKLGKVNKTQFNEGVQKVLQKIMQEHDAVIFNGDGYSDAWHQEAAKRGLPNLKTTPEALPVLSSKEVVELFTKYGIFSEAELKSRQEIYLEQYVKTLATEGNLVVRMARTVIFPAAMRYQGELAGACANLKAIGHDFKMATLEDVTAKLRAMQAEVDKLEKLLDHEGGDTLAHAKFMCEKVLPAMNSVRSYADALEAVVADDLWPLPSYQEMLFIR
- a CDS encoding C40 family peptidase, translated to MPRTTPLAPWMTVRTMLVLAILLTTTACGSKQSASRQNLAENAAATEAAATEFEPTSPFLHFTGAKFCALPVPSVVAGSKNPFELTGFTGSKHDQRLVTLAFSQIGTLYRSGGTEPGTGFDCSGFTTWVYSKLGVNLPRSSREQFQEGKVIAKAQLRKGDLVFFGNKKRITHVGIYLEDNKFIHSSSSGDTVKISSLDEPVWERKYTGARRVF
- a CDS encoding histidine kinase dimerization/phosphoacceptor domain -containing protein, whose translation is MPTTAGLGQRKLRILCVDDAAAIRRAIAAYLGDLGHTVDQAQDGTVGLERINANTYDAVLLDLAMPGISGLDVLRTVSLSHPHLPVIVISGTGAIQDVIAALRLGAWDFITKPIEDMAILEYALARALERVTLIRENQLHRERLEALVRKRTAKLRAEIIERQTVETALRSSLSEKEVLLKEVHHRVKNNLQVVTSLLSLQALRFEDPLLSAAFQDSQARVRAMALVHEKLYRSKDLCRIDFASYLSELTVFLIQAYSPKNLSVTPDIHSEEFYLSVDSAIPCGLILNELVTNSLKHAFTGRTTGIIRPHAWTENNHAVLCVRDNGVGLPPGFDVNQADTLGLQLVTNLARQLHGGLEVETGPEGTAFTIRFPLPDNLSCGPLDDSLASASA